The Agromyces mariniharenae sequence TTCTTCAGGGCTCCCGGGATCGACCGGTTGTACTCGGGCGTGACGAACAGCACGGCGTCCGAGCGTCCGATCGCCTCCTTCAGCTCCATGGCCTCGGGCGGGTAGTCGTCGTCGTAGTCCTGGCTGTAGAGCGGCAGGCTGCCGATCGGGATCTCGGTGAACTCGAGGTCGGGCGGCGCCAGGTTGATGAGCGCCTTCGACAGCACGCGGTTGATCGAGGTCGACGACAGGCTCCCGACGAAGTAGCCGACGCGGTAGGTGGGCATGATCTCTCCTCACTCTCCGTCGCCACGCTACGGAGCGTGCCGACGAAGCAGCAGAGGGTTGCGGATGCCGTGACGACGACGCTCACCGAGCGGGACGCGGCATCCGGCGGGTTCGTCGCGGCATGCGCCCGCCGGATCGACTACGACTCGACCGTGATCTCGGCGGGCGGCGGCGGCACCCGATGCCCGATCGCCGTCTCGAGGAGCCGGCGGAGCTCGGGGCGCGCCACGTCGTCGAGCGTCGCGAGCCGCACGTTGCGGATCTTTGCGCCGGTGCCCTGCAGCAGCCCAGCCGGGTCGTCGAGCTCGACGCCGTACGGGAACGCCATCGCGACGTGCCGGTCGTAGGGCAGGATCCACGCGAAGTGGTCGGTCATCTTGCGGGGACCCGTGCCGTAGCCCGCGCTGCGCTGCGTCGGCCAGACGACCTCGACCGTCTGCGGCAACACGTCGAGGATCAGGCGGCGCGCAGCGAGCGCGACCTCGACGACCGCCTCTGGGCGGCCCTCGAGGATGCCGCGGAACTCGGCGTCCGTCGTCGTGACGATCCCCTCGGCCATGGCCCCAGTGTGACAGGCGCGCCCGACGTTCGGAATCTTCCAAAGAAACACTTGCAAATAAAACTTTGCAGAGGTACCTTTGCATCATGAGCGAGCACGACGAGACCCCGAAGCTGCACGAGGCGATGCTCGATGCGGCGGCCCTGAGGGCGCTCGCCCACCCGCTCCGCATCCGCATCCTCGACGAGCTCTCGGCCTACGGGCCGCTCACGGCGACCGGCTTGGCCGACCGGTTGGGCGAATCGAGCGGAGCGACCAGCTATCACCTCCGGCAGCTCGAGAAGCACGACCTCGTGCGCGAGGTGAAGGGGCGCGGCACCGCACGCGAGCGCTGGTGGGAACGTCGGCCCGGCGGCATCGCCACCCCCGACGCCCGCGTCTTCGCAGCCGGCAGCGCCGAGCGCCTGGCGACCCAGCTCATCACCAACGAGTGGGAGCGCGGGCGCCAGCAGAACTACCACGAGTTCCTCGTCGAGGGGGAGGGCGCCTTCGGTCCCGAATGGATCGACGCCGCGACGAGCGACACGGTGAACCTCCGCCTCACGCCCGACGAGCTCCGCGCCGTCGCGCGCGACGTCGAGGTCGTCGTGCAGGGCTACATCGACCGATTCCGCGGCAACCCCTCGCCGGGCGCACGCCCGGTGCAGCTGCACCTCAACGCGTTCCCGCTCGTGCGGGGCGCGGCCACCGAAGACGACGCACGAACCGAAGACGCACGAACCGAACACGACGCACGAACGGAGGACCCGTCATGAGCGCCACTCTCACCCGACCCGCCTCCCCCGCCACGGGGATCGCCGCCGCCGCCATCCGCGCCGGCCGAGCCCTCGAGGCCTGGGGCCGAGCCCACGCCCTGCGCCGACGCGCGCAGCACCTCGAGGCGGTCCGCCTCGCCGCCGAGGCATCCGAGGCCCGTCACCGCCGCGACGCGCTCATCGCGTCGACCACGCACGCCCCGCTCATCTGATGCGCATCGCGGTCGCGGGCACGCACGCGAGCGGCAAGAGCACGCTCGTCGCCGACTTCCTGGCGGCGCATCGAGAGTACGAGCACGAGCCCGAGCCCTACGAGTGGCTCGACGAGGACCTCGAGGCGCCCGATGCGGGCAGCTTCTTCCGCCAACTGCAGCTCGCGGTGCGGAGTTCCGGCGAACACGGTCCGGGCGAGCGAGCGATCGCCGAGCGATCGCCGCTCGACTTCCTCGCCTATCTCATGGCGCTCGACGAGCTCGACCGTGGTGGCCGATCGGCCGATCTCACCGCGCGCGCCGAGCCGCTGGCGGCGGCGGGCATGCGCTGCATCGACCTGCTCGTCGTGCTCCCCCTCGGCTCGGGCTCCGATCGCATCGACGTCGACGGGTCCGAGGACCCGGCGCTTCGCGAGGCGATGAACGACGTCCTGCTCGAGCTCGTCCACGACACCGGTCTCGTCGGCGAGCACGCCGCCGTCGTGGAGATCTCGGGCACCCCGGTGCAGCGGCTCGCGGCGCTCGAGGCGGCCCTTGCGGCATCCGTCGCGCCCGACGACGTCAGGCGCGGATGAGCTGCACCCCGGCCGCAGCGAGCGCCGCCATCGCCGGGCCGTCGTCGGCGTCGGTCACGACGCCGCTCACGGCCGCCAGCGGCAGCACCTCGAACGCGGATGCCGCGCCGATCTTCTCGGAGCTCGCGAGCACGTAGGTGTCACCGGCCCGCGCCGCGATCGCGCGCTTCAGCGCGGCCTCGTCGCGATCGCCGGTCGTGAGTCCCGCCTCGGCGTGCACGCCGGTGACGCCGAGCAGGAACAGGTCGACCCGCAGGCGGGAGACGGCCTCGAGCGCCGTCGCGCCCGAGGCGACCATCGAGTGCCGGAACAGCCGGCCGCCGATGATCTCCACGTCGATGTCGGGGTGGCCGGCGAGCGCCACCGCGATCGTGGGGCTGTGCGTCACGATCGTCGCCCGCAGGTCGCGCGGCAGCGCATCGACCACGGCGAGCGCGGTCGTTCCGCCGTCGAGGGCGACCACCGATCCCGGCGTGACGAGGGCCGCAGCGGATGCCGCGACGTGACGCTTGCCCCCGGGCGCGACCGAGGTGCGCGCGGCGTAGTCGGCCACGGCGGGCGACACGGGGAGCGCGCCGCCGTAGACGCGCTGCACGAGTCCCGCGGAGGCGAGCTCGCGCAGGTCGCGGCGGATCATGTCCTCGGTGACGCCCAGCTCGCCCGCGATCTCGCGCGCGACGAGCCGTCCGTCGCGACGGAGTCGTTCGAGCAGCAGATCCCGGCGTTGCGCAGTCAGCACACGGTTCTCCTTGTTTTTGCGCGTTTATCCATACTATGGTGTCGAACCATGGAATCCAAGCTCATCCTCATCGCCGGCCCCTACCGTTCGGGCACGGGCGACGACCCCGTCCTCCTCGACCGGAACCTCCGCCGGCTCGAGGAGGCCGCGTGGCCGATCTTCCGCAAGGGCCACGTGCCGATGATCGGCGAGTGGGTCGCGCTGCCCGTGCTCTCGAGCGCCGGCGCGGCCGGCATCGCCGATCCCCTGGCCGATGAGGTGGTCTACCCCACCGCGCACCGGCTCCTCCAGCACTGCGACGCCGTGCTGCGCCTGCCGGGCGACTCACGCGGGGCCGACCTCGACGTCGCCATCGCACGGGAGCGCGGCATCCCGGTCTACGCCTCGATCGACGAGATCCCCGACGCGGCGGCCGCCGCCGCCTGACCGGTCTTCCCCGGCGGTTCTGCGCCACTTCGGCCTCCGACGCGCCCATTCGACTGGCGCAGACCACGCCGAAGTGGTGCAGCGGTGGCGCGTCACCGCTCGGCCGAGAGCAGCTCCCGCCGGACCACGGCTGCACTCCAGCGCCCGAGCAGCACGCCCGCGACCGTGTCCGAGATGTGGTGCTGGCCGCGGTAGATCCGCGACAGCGCGATGCCACCGGGAATCCCGTACCGCAGCAGCGGCCCGAGGACGCGGGTGCCGCGGCCTCCATGCCGTTCGAGCAGGTCGGCGAGGGTGGTGTGGATCGCGACCGCCGCCGCCGTGTGCCCCGACGGGAACGACGACGTCGCGTGCGGATGCTCCGGCCGCCACACGCCCCGGGGTCGCGGCCGTCCGACGAGTGCCGCGGATCCGACGAAGCATGCCGTCTCGAGCGCGAGGACCGCACCCGGGGCGATGGCGGAGCGGCGGTCGCGCGTGAGCCACCACGTCACGCCGCACCACAACGCCCCGTTCGCGATCGTCTGCGGCACCCCCGAGTACCAGGAGAGCGGGGCGGTGACGCGATCGAGCAGCTCGCGAGTCTCGGGCGGATCGAGCAGCGCGCCGTCGTCGTCGGGCCGGTGGCCGAACGCCGCCTGCAGCGCGCGTACCGGCCGGTCCTCGAGGGGGTTGTCGCCGCCGACGAGCCGTACGACTCGACCGGTTGCGGCGAGCACCGCGATCGCCCCGAGCCCCGGAAGGACGAACGAGCGGAGGAACGAGCGCATGCCCGCAGCCTAGCCACCGGGCCCGGCCGGAAGAATCATGCGACGACGTGCATCCGAACCCGCCCCGGGAGGAGAAGTACTGGTATCGGGTGCATTCGCGCCCGCCGATTGAAGGGAATTCCAATGAAGCGCATTCTCGCCACCGGATTCATCGCCGCTCTCGCTGCGTTCGGCGTCGTCGGCGCCGCCGGCGCCGCCCACGCCGCACCCTCCGATGCTGCCTGCTTCGGCCAGGTGCACAAGACCATCAACACCGAAGGCGCCCTCGGATTCACGAACGTCGGAGACGTCGTCACGGCCGTCGGCGGCCAGGGCAAGAAGGAGATCGCCAGGGGTCTCTGCGACTGAGCGGTCCTGACGCTGCTCAGCACCGTCTTCGTCGGGGGGTCGGCCCCGACAGACAGAACGGCCCGGGTCGATGACCCGGGCCGTTCTGTCTGACCTTGGTGCGCAAGGGGGGAGTTGAACCCCCACGCCCTCACGGGCACACGGACCTGAACCGTGCGCGTCTGCCTATTCCGCCACTTGCGCATGCTGCGACGCACACAGGTGCGAACCAGCCAACCGAGACTAACATCTCGTCGCGGCGATCGCCATTCGGCGGCCACGGCCTCCGAATCGAGCACCGGATGCAGGAAGGAATCGGAGACTCGCCGCTCAGCTGACCCCGACACGCCGTGGTCGACCCGGGAGTTCCTGCATCGCCGGTCGGGCCACCCCGAGCTCGCGACACGCCCCCGCCGAGGGGCGCCCATGCTCCCAGACCCGACCCCCGACCCGCAACCACCCCGGCAACGTGGCATCCGGCCCTCGCGCTCACCCTCGATGCAGCCCTAGCATCGACAGAGGTTCTGGCGCCCGCACCGACCGAAGCGACGAGACGTTCCCCCACCGACGCGACGAGACGAAAGGATCGCCCCGTGACCCATTCCCCCATCGCCCCCGAGGCGGCCGACCTCAGCGGCATCCGCGGCTACCTGTTCGACCTCGACGGCGTGCTCACGCCCACCGCGGTCGTGCACATGCACGCGTGGTCGCGGCTGTTCACGCCCTTCCTTGAGGCGCATGGCGCGAAGCCGTACTCCGACGACGACTACTTCGCCTACATCGACGGCAAGCCCCGGTACGACGGGGTCCGGTCGCTGCTCGCCAGCCGCGGCATCGTCGTCGACGAGGGCGAGGTGACGGATGCCGCGACCGCCGACACGGTCCACGGCCTCGGCAACCGCAAGAACGACGCCTTCAACGCCACGCTCGCCGAGGAGGGCGTGGCGGCCTATCCGGCGAGCGTCGCGTTCCTCGACGCGGTCACGCGCGCGGGAGCGAGGGTCGCCGTGGTCTCGAGCTCGAAGAACGCGCCGTCGGTGCTCGCCGCCGCGGGCCTCGCCGAGCGGTTCGAGGTCGTCGTCGACGGCGCCGTCGCCGCCCGCGACGGCCTGCCCGGCAAGCCCGAGCCCGACACCTTCGAGCGCGCCGCCGAGCTGCTCGGCCTCGACACCGCGGAGTGCGCCGTGGTCGAGGACGCGGAGTCCGGCGTGAAGGCCGGAGCGGCGGGAGAGTTCGGTATCGTCATCGGGGTCGATCGCGGCGTCGGCCGCGATGCCCTCCGGGAGCTCGGCGCCGACGTGATCGTCGACGAGCTCGACGAGCTCATCCCCGCCGTCGAGCGCGCCGCCGCGGCATCCGGCACCGCATCGGCCGGCACCGCGGCCTCCGATGTCCCCCCGAACCCCACCGACTCCCCCGCCCCCAGCACCCGAGAGGAACCTGCATGAGGTTCGCCGACCACGACCCGCTGAACCGCAGCCGGTTCCCCATCGACGAGTGGGCGTTCATCGAGACGGAGTTCGGCGTGGCCGACATGGGCCGCACCGAGACCCTCTTCGCCGTGGGCAACGGCTACCTCGGCCTGCGCGGCAACGTCGAGGAGGGCCGCGACGGCCACATGCACGGCACGTTCGTGAACGGGTTCCACGAGACATGGCCGATCCGTCACGCCGAGGAGGCGTTCGGATTCGCCCGCGTCGGCCAGACGATCGTGAACGCACCCGACGCCAAGGTCATCCGCCTCTACGTCGACGACGAGCCGCTCGTCATCACGGTCGCCGAGATCCTCGCCTACGAGCGCCGACTCGACTTCCGCCTCGGCTCCCTCTCGCGCTCGATCGAGTGGCGCACGCCGTCGGGCAAGCGCGTGCTCATCACGAGCAGGCGCATGGTGTCGTTCACCGACCGGCACCTCGCCCTCATCGACTACGAGGTCGAACTGCTCGACGCGGATGCCGCGGTCACCATCTCGAGCCAGATCCTGAACCGCCAGGACGGCCGCGACGAGTACCGGTCGGGCGTGCAGGAGCCGCAGGGCGCCTTCGACCCGCGCAAGGCGGAGCAGTTCACCGAGCGCGTGCTGCAGCCGCGAGTGAAGCGCGCCGAGGGATCGCGCTACATGCTCGGCTACCAGTCCACGAACTCGGGCATGACCATGGCGATCGGCGCCGAGCACTCGATCGAGACCGAGAACGAGTTCACCGAGTCGGGCACGATCGGCGACGACCTCGCCAAGCACATCTACCGGGTGCACGCGAAGCAGGGCCAGCCGATCCGCATCACGAAGGCGATCAGCTACCACACGGCCCGCACCGTTCCGGCGCGCGAGCTCGTCGACCGCGCCGACCGCACGCTCGATCGGGCGGCCGAGCTCGGCGTGGCCGAGATCTTCGACCAGCAGCACTCGTGGCTCGACGACTACTGGGCGCGCTCCGACGTCGAGATCGAGGGCCACCCGGCGCTGCAGCAGGCCATCCGCTGGAACCTGTTCCAGCTCGCGCAGGCCACCGCGCGCACCGACGGCGACGGCGTCGCCGCGAAGGGCGTCTCGGGGTCGGGCTACGGCGGCCACTACTTCTGGGACAGCGAGATCTACGTCATGCCGTTCCTCAGCTACACGGCCCCCGTGGTGGCGCGCAACGTGCTGCGATTCCG is a genomic window containing:
- a CDS encoding winged helix-turn-helix domain-containing protein, yielding MSEHDETPKLHEAMLDAAALRALAHPLRIRILDELSAYGPLTATGLADRLGESSGATSYHLRQLEKHDLVREVKGRGTARERWWERRPGGIATPDARVFAAGSAERLATQLITNEWERGRQQNYHEFLVEGEGAFGPEWIDAATSDTVNLRLTPDELRAVARDVEVVVQGYIDRFRGNPSPGARPVQLHLNAFPLVRGAATEDDARTEDARTEHDARTEDPS
- a CDS encoding DUF1801 domain-containing protein, yielding MAEGIVTTTDAEFRGILEGRPEAVVEVALAARRLILDVLPQTVEVVWPTQRSAGYGTGPRKMTDHFAWILPYDRHVAMAFPYGVELDDPAGLLQGTGAKIRNVRLATLDDVARPELRRLLETAIGHRVPPPPAEITVES
- a CDS encoding DUF4406 domain-containing protein, producing the protein MESKLILIAGPYRSGTGDDPVLLDRNLRRLEEAAWPIFRKGHVPMIGEWVALPVLSSAGAAGIADPLADEVVYPTAHRLLQHCDAVLRLPGDSRGADLDVAIARERGIPVYASIDEIPDAAAAAA
- a CDS encoding phosphatase PAP2 family protein, whose amino-acid sequence is MRSFLRSFVLPGLGAIAVLAATGRVVRLVGGDNPLEDRPVRALQAAFGHRPDDDGALLDPPETRELLDRVTAPLSWYSGVPQTIANGALWCGVTWWLTRDRRSAIAPGAVLALETACFVGSAALVGRPRPRGVWRPEHPHATSSFPSGHTAAAVAIHTTLADLLERHGGRGTRVLGPLLRYGIPGGIALSRIYRGQHHISDTVAGVLLGRWSAAVVRRELLSAER
- a CDS encoding AAA family ATPase; translated protein: MRIAVAGTHASGKSTLVADFLAAHREYEHEPEPYEWLDEDLEAPDAGSFFRQLQLAVRSSGEHGPGERAIAERSPLDFLAYLMALDELDRGGRSADLTARAEPLAAAGMRCIDLLVVLPLGSGSDRIDVDGSEDPALREAMNDVLLELVHDTGLVGEHAAVVEISGTPVQRLAALEAALAASVAPDDVRRG
- a CDS encoding HAD family hydrolase codes for the protein MTHSPIAPEAADLSGIRGYLFDLDGVLTPTAVVHMHAWSRLFTPFLEAHGAKPYSDDDYFAYIDGKPRYDGVRSLLASRGIVVDEGEVTDAATADTVHGLGNRKNDAFNATLAEEGVAAYPASVAFLDAVTRAGARVAVVSSSKNAPSVLAAAGLAERFEVVVDGAVAARDGLPGKPEPDTFERAAELLGLDTAECAVVEDAESGVKAGAAGEFGIVIGVDRGVGRDALRELGADVIVDELDELIPAVERAAAASGTASAGTAASDVPPNPTDSPAPSTREEPA
- a CDS encoding DeoR/GlpR family DNA-binding transcription regulator — encoded protein: MLTAQRRDLLLERLRRDGRLVAREIAGELGVTEDMIRRDLRELASAGLVQRVYGGALPVSPAVADYAARTSVAPGGKRHVAASAAALVTPGSVVALDGGTTALAVVDALPRDLRATIVTHSPTIAVALAGHPDIDVEIIGGRLFRHSMVASGATALEAVSRLRVDLFLLGVTGVHAEAGLTTGDRDEAALKRAIAARAGDTYVLASSEKIGAASAFEVLPLAAVSGVVTDADDGPAMAALAAAGVQLIRA